One window from the genome of Halodesulfovibrio sp. MK-HDV encodes:
- the ispG gene encoding flavodoxin-dependent (E)-4-hydroxy-3-methylbut-2-enyl-diphosphate synthase, whose product MSLERRKTREVTVGSLKIGSEHPVVVQSMTNTDTRDVESTVAQIEELVVGGCELVRVAVLDEQAAWAISRIKEQVSVPLIADIHFDHRLAIKSLEAGVDALRINPGNIGGASNVDKVVDAAKAHNAAIRVGVNSGSVEKALLDKFGGPTPEAMVESAMHHVAMLEKREFYNTKISLKSSSVLHTIDSYRLLAGRCDYPLHIGVTEAGTLLRGAIKSSVGLGVLLWQGIGDTLRVSLTDDPVQEMTVAWELLRALGLRNRGPEIISCPTCGRTEIGLINLVEVVEKRLEGVVDPIKVAVMGCVVNGPGEAREADIGIAGGRDKGIIFRKGKVIRTVKGGANLLNAFMEELDNFLIERNKG is encoded by the coding sequence ATGTCCTTAGAAAGAAGAAAGACTCGGGAAGTGACCGTAGGGTCACTTAAAATCGGTAGTGAGCATCCCGTGGTTGTGCAGAGCATGACTAACACAGATACTCGCGACGTAGAGTCAACCGTTGCTCAGATTGAAGAACTTGTAGTAGGCGGGTGCGAACTCGTACGTGTTGCAGTTCTTGATGAGCAGGCAGCATGGGCAATTTCTCGAATTAAGGAGCAGGTTTCTGTTCCTCTTATTGCTGATATTCATTTTGACCACAGGCTGGCAATCAAGTCGTTGGAAGCTGGTGTTGATGCGTTGCGCATTAACCCGGGTAACATTGGCGGCGCGTCAAACGTGGATAAAGTGGTAGATGCTGCTAAAGCACATAATGCTGCTATCAGAGTTGGAGTCAACAGCGGCTCTGTAGAGAAAGCATTATTGGACAAATTTGGTGGTCCAACTCCTGAAGCAATGGTAGAAAGTGCTATGCACCATGTTGCCATGCTCGAAAAACGTGAATTTTATAACACCAAGATTTCTTTGAAGTCTTCCTCAGTACTGCACACAATTGATTCCTACAGGTTACTCGCTGGCAGATGCGATTATCCTTTGCACATCGGCGTAACAGAAGCTGGCACTTTGTTACGTGGCGCAATAAAATCTTCAGTAGGTCTTGGTGTATTGCTCTGGCAGGGCATTGGTGATACTTTGCGCGTTTCCCTGACGGACGATCCTGTTCAGGAGATGACTGTCGCTTGGGAACTTTTGCGCGCTCTTGGTTTACGTAATCGTGGACCGGAGATTATTTCTTGCCCAACATGCGGTAGAACCGAAATCGGTCTTATTAATCTTGTTGAAGTCGTTGAAAAACGTCTTGAGGGCGTTGTCGACCCGATCAAAGTTGCCGTTATGGGTTGCGTTGTTAACGGGCCGGGCGAAGCTCGCGAGGCTGATATCGGTATTGCCGGTGGCAGAGATAAAGGCATTATTTTCCGTAAAGGAAAAGTTATTAGAACGGTAAAAGGCGGAGCAAATTTGCTTAACGCTTTTATGGAAGAATTAGATAATTTTCTTATAGAACGAAATAAAGGATAG
- a CDS encoding metal ABC transporter solute-binding protein, Zn/Mn family → MQLYKKGLVFLFLALLFPIPFTGTALAKKPVVFVSILPQKYFVEQIAGDTVDVEVMVMPGASPATYEPRPLQMAMLAKADVYLAIGVPFERTWLPRIKATNPNLTIVHLDKKLRKLPMAANPMEIDASPRGAILHDYRETEAEREVHGTKDEHEHHATEDEHEHHATESEHEHHAAETGHKEHEDHDHAGHEKHDHANMLDPHVWLSPRWVKTMAKPIRLSISKIAPEHAKQYRINTRAFTKRLDELDEEIHTIFKPIPAEKRVFMTFHPSWGYYAMTYNLIQIPIEFEGKSPTPKTLEQIISIAKKRNLKTIFIQPQFSQSSATTIANSIDGTVIVVNPLAENWEENLRDVSKKLAASFILFE, encoded by the coding sequence ATGCAGTTATATAAAAAAGGATTAGTATTTCTATTTCTTGCACTTTTGTTTCCCATTCCGTTCACAGGTACAGCATTGGCGAAAAAGCCTGTTGTGTTTGTCAGCATTCTTCCACAAAAATATTTCGTTGAACAAATCGCAGGTGACACTGTTGATGTAGAAGTAATGGTTATGCCCGGTGCAAGCCCCGCTACATACGAACCTCGACCTCTTCAGATGGCTATGCTCGCCAAGGCTGATGTGTACCTTGCCATTGGTGTGCCGTTTGAACGCACATGGCTTCCACGTATTAAGGCGACAAACCCCAACCTTACTATTGTTCATCTAGACAAAAAACTACGCAAGCTTCCCATGGCCGCAAATCCAATGGAGATTGATGCCAGCCCACGCGGAGCGATTCTGCACGACTATCGAGAAACAGAGGCTGAACGCGAAGTACATGGCACCAAAGACGAGCATGAACATCATGCTACCGAAGATGAACATGAACATCACGCTACTGAAAGCGAACATGAACACCACGCTGCCGAAACCGGACACAAAGAGCACGAAGATCACGACCATGCCGGACATGAAAAACATGATCATGCCAACATGCTCGATCCGCACGTATGGCTTTCTCCACGCTGGGTAAAAACAATGGCAAAGCCAATACGTTTATCCATAAGCAAAATCGCACCGGAACACGCCAAGCAGTACCGCATTAATACACGAGCATTCACTAAGAGACTGGACGAACTGGATGAAGAAATTCATACAATCTTTAAACCAATTCCGGCAGAAAAACGTGTATTCATGACCTTCCATCCGTCGTGGGGCTATTACGCCATGACCTACAACCTTATTCAGATTCCAATTGAGTTTGAAGGTAAATCGCCGACACCAAAAACTCTTGAGCAGATTATATCCATTGCAAAAAAACGAAATCTTAAAACTATTTTTATACAACCTCAATTTTCACAATCAAGCGCAACAACAATTGCAAATTCAATTGACGGTACCGTAATCGTGGTCAACCCGCTTGCTGAAAACTGGGAAGAAAACTTACGCGATGTTTCTAAAAAACTCGCAGCATCATTTATCCTCTTTGAGTAG